A window of the Miscanthus floridulus cultivar M001 chromosome 14, ASM1932011v1, whole genome shotgun sequence genome harbors these coding sequences:
- the LOC136505400 gene encoding transcription initiation factor TFIID subunit 8-like, whose protein sequence is MSGWKAGERRSSGDMNGGGGSGSGDEFGRAVARAAVAQALEAAGFDCAHRSAVDAVVDIVLRYITHLGRSAAFHANLAGRALANELDVIQGLEEVGADTDGFVGAATTGHCLVGSGVVKDLMAFVHSKDEVPFARPLPRFPIQRAEPQPSASFAVTGRETGVRHVPEWLPAFPDPHTYVRTEVWVELPATKDRVDKVEQVRQRRKAEKSLLSLQRRLAMAGADGFRPAVAVAQDSAEKGKEIQAAGTKRNPFLEPALMPGEKEVSDVDLPPEKKKLSVLEAFVPAIQARTIREIDAGAGLDQNQRSIVPEERAPVHLKIGFSKKPLAAALNSRALDLREDPSFLKEEAKDDKKRRAGMILRASMENPQELPQL, encoded by the coding sequence ATGAGTGGCTGGAAAGCGGGGGAGAGGAGAAGCAGCGGAGATATGAACGGCggaggcggcagcggcagcggggaCGAGTTCGGGCGTGCGGTGGCGCGGGCCGCGGTGGCGCAGGCGCTGGAGGCCGCGGGGTTCGACTGCGCGCACCGCTCCGCGGTGGACGCGGTCGTCGACATCGTCCTGCGCTATATCACCCACCTGGGCCGGTCCGCCGCCTTCCACGCCAACCTCGCTGGCCGCGCGCTCGCCAATGAGCTCGACGTCATCCAGGGGCTCGAGGAGGTCGGCGCTGACACGGATGGTTTCGTGGGCGCGGCGACCACGGGCCACTGCCTCGTCGGCTCCGGCGTCGTCAAGGACCTCATGGCGTTTGTCCATTCCAAGGACGAGGTGCCGTTCGCGCGGCCGCTGCCTAGGTTCCCCATCCAGCGCGCGGAGCCGCAGCCTTCTGCTAGCTTCGCTGTGACGGGGAGAGAGACTGGGGTGAGGCACGTCCCGGAGTGGCTGCCTGCGTTCCCAGATCCGCACACCTATGTGAGGACGGAGGTGTGGGTTGAGCTGCCGGCGACCAAGGACAGGGTTGACAAGGTGGAGCAGGTGCGGCAACGGAGGAAAGCTGAGAAGTCCCTGCTCAGCCTGCAGCGAAGGCTGGCCATGGCAGGTGCGGATGGGTTTCGTCCAGCTGTTGCAGTGGCACAGGATAGtgcggagaaggggaaggagataCAGGCAGCTGGTACGAAGAGAAATCCATTTCTTGAGCCAGCATTGATGCCTGGAGAGAAAGAAGTATCCGACGTCGATCTGCCTCCTGAAAAGAAGAAACTCTCTGTCCTTGAGGCATTTGTGCCAGCTATTCAAGCTAGAACCATCAGGGAGATTGATGCTGGGGCAGGGttggatcaaaatcaaaggagcaTTGTTCCAGAAGAGAGGGCTCCAgtgcatcttaagattggatttaGTAAGAAGCCATTAGCAGCAGCTCTGAATTCAAGAGCCCTGGACCTGAGGGAAGATCCTTCCTTCTTGAAAGAGGAAGCAAAGGATGATAAGAAGCGGAGAGCGGGCATGATATTAAGGGCATCAATGGAGAACCCACAAGAACTTCCTCAGCTCTAA
- the LOC136504887 gene encoding diacylglycerol kinase 2-like has product MDLVGSLLVSMARLLDPSGLHFLGWLVTAGSIALAALIYALLRLQREAALYWTKAAREKRAAWRRSRCPSSCHSWSEDHFHGGQPSTCCVCLSSLGSTQGADDVVHRCSVCGMAAHSNCSPRAEKDCKCVAQAGASPLLHHWSERWVELDDNPEISSFCYYCDEPCGVPFLGVSPIWRCLWCQRQIHVDCHAKLLKETTNTCDLGLLRRLIVPPQSVKEVGLGSGISGMINSMKDGFANSTVGNRRRSRNKKHVNNHPGGKTNSIPAKCSVLDSVIEGFARLKGLDGKYALAKPLSQNSLKQIYRSGIPNGRVRKYELVDLPQDSRPLLVFINGKSGGRNGPSLRRRLNMLLNPIQIFELSASQGPEVGLQLFHNVKHFRILVCGGDGTVAWVLDAIEKQNYESLPPVAILPLGTGNDLSRVMRWGGGLSSVEREGGIYALLNDVDHAAVTVLDRWNVAIKEKNGIEGHCTKQVKFMTNYLGIGCDAKVAYDFHTSREEKPDKFCSQFVNKLIYAREGAKDMMDRSCSDLPWHVSLEVDGENIEIPEDAEGVIVMNIPSYMGGVDLWQNDNEHDDDFSLQSIHDKILEVVCISGTWHLGKLQVGLSRAHRLAQGKVIRLHLHSSFPVQVDGEPWIQPSGCLEISHRGQMFMLRRTSEEPTGHAAAIMSEILVNAECNGVIDASQKRLLLHEIALRLSS; this is encoded by the exons ATGGACCTGGTGGGATCCTTGCTCGTGAGCATGGCACGTCTGCTTGACCCTTCCGGGCTCCACTTCCTGGGCTGGCTCGTCACCGCGGGCTCCATTGCTCTCGCCGCGCTCATCTACGCTCTCCTCAGGCTGCAGCGCGAGGCGGCGCTGTACTGGACCAAGGCGGCCAGGGAGAAGCGCGCCGCGTGGAGGAGATCGCGATGCCCGAGCTCCTGCCACTCGTGGTCCGAGGACCACTTCCACGGCGGCCAGCCGTCGACGTGCTGCGTTTGCCTGTCGTCCCTCGGCTCCACGCAGGGCGCCGACGACGTGGTTCACCGCTGCTCGGTTTGCGGCATGGCCGCGCACTCGAACTGCTCTCCCCGTGCTGAGAAGGACTGCAAGTGCGTTGCGCAGGCTGGCGCTTCGCCCTTGCTGCATCACTGGTCTGAGAGGTGGGTCGAGCTGGACGACAACCCGGAGATATCCTCCTTCTGCTACTACTGCGATGAGCCGTGCGGTGTGCCTTTCCTTGGCGTCTCTCCTATATGGCGCTGCCTGTGGTGCCAGCGGCAGATCCATGTCGATTGTCATGCCAAACTGTTGAAGGAAACCACAAACACTTGTGATCTTGGCCTTCTTAGGAGGCTTATTGTTCCTCCCCAATCCGTGAAAGAAGTTGGTCTAGGTTCAGGAATTAGCGGAATGATCAACTCAATGAAGGATGGGTTTGCCAATTCAACAGTTGGGAACCGTAGGAGGTCACGCAACAAGAAACACGTGAATAACCATCCTGGTGGCAAGACAAATTCCATTCCCGCAAAATGCTCAGTCCTTGATTCAGTGATTGAAGGATTTGCTAGATTGAAGGGCCTGGATGGAAAGTATGCACTGGCAAAGCCTTTATCTCAAAATTCTCTAAAGCAAATATATCGATCTGGTATTCCTAATGGACGAGTGAGAAAGTATGAACTTGTTGATTTGCCACAAGATTCAAGACCACTGCTGGTATTCATCAACGGCAAGAGTGGAGGCAGAAATGGACCTTCTCTTAGAAGAAGGCTGAACATGTTGTTGAATCCTATACAG ATATTTGAGCTAAGTGCTTCTCAGGGACCTGAAGTTGGATTACAACTATTCCACAATGTGAAACACTTCAGAATCCTTGTTTGTGGTGGGGATGGAACTGTAGCCTGGGTTCTTGATGCCATTGAAAAGCAGAACTATGAATCTCTTCCCCCTGTCGCCATTCTTCCTCTCGGAACTGGAAATGACCTATCACGTGTTATGCGCTGGGGAGGGGGTTTATCTTCTGTCGAACGAGAAGGAGGCATTTATGCACTTTTAAATGATGTTGACCATGCAGCTGTTACAGTGCTTGATCGCTGGAATGTAGCCATCAAAGAGAAGAATGGAATAGAAGGTCATTGCACCAAGCAAGTAAAATTTATGACTAATTATTTAG GTATTGGATGTGATGCAAAGGTTGCTTATGACTTCCACACCTCTAGGGAGGAAAAACCAGATAAATTTTGCAGTCAG TTTGTCAACAAGCTGATATATGCTAGAGAGGGTGCAAAGGATATGATGGATAGGTCATGTTCTGATTTACCATGGCATGTTAGCCTTGAAGTTGATGGGGAAAACATTGAAATTCCGGAG GATGCAGAAGGTGTGATTGTAATGAATATCCCTAGCTACATGGGTGGTGTTGATCTGTGGCAAAACGAcaatgaacatgatgatgatTTCAGTTTGCAATCAATCCATGACAAAATACTTGAGGTGGTTTGTATATCGGGGACATGGCATCTAGGCAAACTGCAG GTCGGACTTTCAAGGGCACACCGGTTAGCCCAAGGAAAAGTTATAAGATTGCACCTCCACAGTTCATTCCCTGTCCAGGTTGATGGTGAACCATGGATCCAGCCATCTGGGTGTCTTGAGATATCTCATCGTGGACAG ATGTTCATGCTGCGGAGGACATCTGAAGAGCCTACTGGGCATGCTGCTGCAATCATGAGTGAGATCCTCGTGAATGCAGAGTGCAATGGTGTGATTGATGCGTCTCAGAAGAGATTGCTTCTCCACGAGATAGCACTCCGTTTATCCTCCTGA